From Salvelinus sp. IW2-2015 linkage group LG33, ASM291031v2, whole genome shotgun sequence, one genomic window encodes:
- the pptc7a gene encoding protein phosphatase PTC7 homolog, whose amino-acid sequence MFSVLSYGRLVARAVIGGLSQTDSRDYSLVTASCGFGKDFRKGILKKGMCYGDDACFIARHKSADVLGVADGVGGWRDYGVDPSQFSGTLMKTCERLVKEGRFVPSNPVGVLTSSYYELLQNKVPLLGSSTACIVVLDRQSHRLHTANLGDSGFLVVREGEVVHRSDEQQHYFNTPFQLSIAPPEAEGAVLSDSPDAADSSSFDVELGDIILTATDGLFDNMPDYMILQELKKLKNTNYESIQQTARSIAEQAHVLAYDPNYMSPFAQFACDNGLNVRGGKPDDITVLLSIVAEYTD is encoded by the exons ATGTTCTCCGTACTTTCATACGGTAGACTGGTTGCCAGAGCAGTAATTGGCGGACTCTCTCAAACGGATAGCCGCGACTACAGCCTGGTAACAGCAAGCTGCGGGTTTGGGAAGGATTTTCGGAAGGGTATCTTGAAGAAAGGGATGTGCTACGGCGACGACGCTTGCTTCATTGCCCGACATAAATCTGCCGATGTTTTGG GTGTGGCAGATGGAGTGGGTGGTTGGAGAGACTACGGTGTGGACCCATCACAGTTTTCAGGGACCCTTATGAAGACCTGTGAGCGGCTGGTAAAGGAGGGGCGCTTCGTTCCAAGCAACCCTGTGGGCGTCCTCACAAGCAGCTACTACGAGCTCCTACAGAACAAAGTGCCTCTGCTGG GCAGCAGCACGGCCTGTATCGTGGTGCTGGACCGGCAGAGCCATCGGCTGCACACTGCTAACTTGGGAGACTCAGGCTTCCTGGTGGTGCGGGAAGGAGAGGTGGTGCACCGCTCTGATGAACAGCAGCACTACTTCAACACCCCCTTCCAGCTCTCTATCGCCCCACCCGAGGCAGAGGGGGCCGTCCTCAGTGACAG TCCCGACGCTGCAGACAGCTCCTCCTTCGATGTCGAGTTGGGGGACATAATTCTCACAGCCACAGACGGCCTCTTCGACAACATGCCCGACTACATGATCCTACAGGAGCTGAAAAAACTCAAG AACACCAACTATGAGAGTATCCAGCAGACAGCCAGGAGCATTGCAGAGCAGGCCCACGTTCTGGCATACGACCCCAACTACATGTCGCCTTTTGCACAGTTTGCCTGTGACAATGGACTGAATGTAAGAG